A single genomic interval of Cupriavidus sp. MP-37 harbors:
- a CDS encoding amino acid permease — translation MSLFRTKDIDAMLAVARDDGLKKVLGPVDLVLMGIGAIIGTGIFVLTGTGALTAGPALTVSFVIAALACGFAALCYAEFASAIPVSGSIYTYSYATLGEIVAWMIGWDLLLEYGLATSAVSVGWSGYFQSLMAGFGMKLPAALSAAPGSVPGVHTVLNLPACLIMLAITWVVSYGVRESARVNNLMVAVKIGVVLLFIAVGVWHVQPANWQPFAPFGFAGIFNAAALVFFAFIGFDAVTSAAEEVRNPRRDLPIGIIGSLAVCTVLYVVVAAIMTGIVPFAKFAGVDHPVSLALQFAGQNWVAGFVDLGAILGMTTVILVMTYGQTRVIFAMSRDGLLPERLSSVHPVHATPYFATWTVGVVFAAIAAFVPLKVLAELINIGTLAAFTLISVAVLVLRKTRPELPRAFRCPGVPVVPLLSIGFCLFLMAHLQALTWAAFLVWLALGLVIYFAYARRNAVLHNHGG, via the coding sequence ATGAGCTTGTTCCGCACCAAGGACATCGACGCGATGCTGGCCGTCGCGCGCGATGACGGCCTGAAAAAAGTGCTGGGTCCGGTCGACCTGGTGCTGATGGGCATCGGCGCCATCATCGGCACCGGCATCTTCGTGCTGACCGGCACCGGCGCGCTGACCGCCGGGCCGGCGCTGACGGTGTCGTTCGTGATCGCGGCGCTGGCGTGCGGGTTTGCCGCGCTGTGCTACGCGGAGTTCGCCTCGGCGATCCCGGTATCGGGCTCGATCTATACCTACAGCTATGCCACGCTGGGCGAGATCGTCGCATGGATGATCGGCTGGGACCTGCTGCTCGAATACGGGCTGGCGACGTCGGCGGTGTCGGTGGGCTGGTCGGGCTATTTCCAGTCGCTGATGGCGGGCTTCGGCATGAAGCTGCCGGCGGCGCTGAGCGCGGCGCCGGGCTCGGTGCCGGGCGTGCACACCGTGCTGAACCTGCCGGCGTGCCTGATCATGCTGGCCATCACCTGGGTGGTGTCCTACGGCGTGCGCGAGTCCGCGCGCGTCAACAACCTGATGGTGGCAGTGAAGATCGGCGTGGTGCTGCTGTTTATCGCGGTGGGCGTGTGGCACGTGCAGCCGGCCAACTGGCAGCCGTTCGCACCGTTCGGCTTTGCCGGCATCTTCAATGCGGCGGCGCTGGTGTTCTTCGCCTTCATCGGCTTCGATGCCGTGACCTCGGCCGCGGAAGAAGTGCGCAACCCGCGCCGCGACCTGCCGATCGGCATCATCGGCTCGCTCGCGGTGTGCACGGTGCTGTATGTGGTGGTGGCGGCGATCATGACCGGCATCGTGCCGTTCGCGAAGTTCGCCGGCGTCGACCACCCGGTCTCGCTGGCGCTGCAGTTTGCCGGGCAGAACTGGGTGGCGGGCTTTGTCGACCTGGGCGCGATCCTGGGCATGACCACGGTGATCCTGGTGATGACCTACGGCCAGACCCGCGTGATCTTCGCCATGTCGCGCGACGGGTTGCTGCCCGAGCGGCTGTCGTCGGTGCATCCGGTCCATGCCACGCCGTATTTCGCCACCTGGACCGTCGGTGTGGTGTTTGCCGCGATTGCCGCCTTTGTGCCGCTGAAGGTGCTGGCGGAGCTGATCAATATCGGCACGCTGGCCGCCTTTACGCTGATCTCGGTCGCGGTGCTGGTGCTGCGCAAGACCCGGCCCGAGCTGCCGCGCGCGTTCCGCTGCCCGGGCGTGCCGGTGGTGCCGCTGCTGTCGATCGGCTTCTGCCTGTTTCTGATGGCACACCTGCAGGCGCTGACCTGGGCCGCCTTCCTGGTGTGGCTGGCGCTGGGGCTGGTGATCTACTTTGCCTATGCGCGGCGCAATGCCGTGCTGCATAACCACGGCGGCTGA
- a CDS encoding 3-hydroxybutyryl-CoA dehydrogenase has protein sequence MAIKTVGIVGAGTMGNGIAQACAVVGLKVVMVDISDAAVQKGVATVSGSLDRLIKKEKLTEAQKADALARIQGSTAYDDLKAADIVIEAATENYDLKVRILKQIDGIVGDNVIIASNTSSISITKLAAVTSRADRFIGMHFFNPVPVMALVELIRGLQTSDATHAAVEALARDLGKYPITVKNSPGFVVNRILCPMINEAFCVLGEGLASPEEIDEGMKLGCNHPIGPLALADMIGLDTMLAVMEVLYAEFADPKYRPAMLMREMVAAGYLGRKTGRGVYVYSK, from the coding sequence ATGGCAATCAAGACGGTAGGCATCGTGGGTGCCGGCACCATGGGCAACGGCATTGCCCAGGCCTGCGCAGTAGTGGGCCTGAAGGTGGTGATGGTCGATATCAGCGACGCCGCGGTGCAGAAGGGCGTGGCCACGGTGTCGGGCAGCCTGGACCGGCTGATCAAGAAGGAAAAGCTGACCGAGGCGCAGAAGGCCGACGCGCTGGCGCGCATCCAGGGCAGCACCGCGTATGACGACCTCAAGGCCGCCGACATCGTGATCGAGGCCGCCACCGAGAACTACGACCTCAAGGTCAGGATCCTCAAGCAGATCGACGGCATCGTCGGCGACAACGTGATCATCGCGTCGAACACCTCGTCGATCTCGATCACCAAGCTGGCCGCCGTGACCTCGCGCGCCGACCGCTTTATCGGCATGCACTTCTTCAACCCGGTGCCGGTGATGGCGCTGGTCGAACTGATCCGCGGCCTGCAGACCAGCGACGCCACCCACGCCGCCGTCGAAGCGCTGGCGAGGGACCTGGGCAAGTATCCGATCACGGTCAAGAACAGCCCGGGCTTCGTCGTCAACCGCATCCTGTGCCCGATGATCAATGAAGCCTTCTGCGTGCTGGGCGAAGGCCTGGCCTCGCCGGAAGAAATCGACGAAGGCATGAAGCTGGGCTGCAACCACCCGATCGGGCCGCTGGCGCTGGCCGACATGATCGGCCTGGACACCATGCTGGCGGTGATGGAGGTGCTGTACGCCGAATTCGCCGATCCGAAGTACCGTCCGGCGATGCTGATGCGCGAGATGGTGGCGGCGGGCTACCTGGGGCGCAAGACGGGGCGTGGGGTGTACGTGTACAGCAAGTAA
- the icmF gene encoding fused isobutyryl-CoA mutase/GTPase IcmF has translation MTDLSDVHDVRRGAPQPKPAVPGTGPANKVRFVTAASLFDGHDASINIMRRILQSHGCEVVHLGHNRSVEEIVTAALQEDAQGIAISSYQGGHVEYFKYMVDLLRERGGEHVQVFGGGGGVIVPDEIRELQAYGVARIYSPEDGQRMGLAGMIADMVQRCDIDLSRYAPTSLDPVAAGDRRALAQLITALENGKADAALVAAMHAQAQQASIPVLGITGTGGAGKSSLTDELIRRFRLDQQDALSIAVISIDPSRRKSGGALLGDRIRMNAINHPNIFMRSMATREAGSEISQALPDAIAACKVAGFDLVIVETSGIGQGDAAIVPHVDLSLYVMTPEFGAASQLEKIDMLDFADFVAINKFDRKGAQDAWRDVAKQVQRNREQWHGRPEDMPVYGTQASRFNDDGVTMLYQGLREALAGHGLKVKAGTLPVLTGRISTGQNVIVPPARSRYLAELADTVRAYHRRVAEQSRIARERQQLRESSRMLQAVQGQGDVGAALDALAAERDSALGQVERKLLAMWPQMREAYSGDEYVVKIRDKEIRTGLVTTTLSGTKVRKVVLPRFEDDGEVLKWLMRENVPGSFPYTAGVFAFKRENEDPTRMFAGEGDAFRTNRRFKLVSEGMDAKRLSTAFDSVTLYGEDPHVRPDIYGKVGNSGVSIATLDDLKVLYDGFDLTSPSTSVSMTINGPAPTILAMFMNTAIDQQLDKFRADNGRDPTADEEAKIRAWVLQNVRGTVQADILKEDQGQNTCIFSTEFSLKVMGDIQEYFVHHQVRNFYSVSISGYHIAEAGANPISQLAFTLSNGFTYVEAYLARGMHIDDFAPNLSFFFSNGMDPEYSVLGRVARRIWAVTMRDKYGANERSQKLKYHIQTSGRSLHAQEIDFNDIRTTLQALIAIYDNCNSLHTNAYDEAITTPTGESVRRALAIQLIINREWGVARCENPNQGSFLIEELTDLVEEAVLQEFERIAERGGVLGAMETGYQRGKIQEESLYYEQLKHDGTLPLIGVNTFRNPDGDPVPQKLELARSSEAEKQSQLDRLQAFQQAHADEAPAMLQRLRQAVIDNQNVFAVLMDAVRVCSLGQITHALFEVGGQYRRNM, from the coding sequence ATGACCGACCTTTCCGATGTCCATGATGTGCGCCGCGGTGCGCCCCAGCCCAAGCCGGCGGTGCCGGGCACCGGCCCGGCCAACAAGGTGCGCTTCGTCACGGCGGCGTCGCTGTTCGACGGCCACGATGCCTCGATCAACATCATGCGCCGCATCCTGCAGTCGCACGGCTGCGAGGTGGTCCACCTTGGCCACAACCGGTCGGTCGAGGAGATCGTCACCGCGGCGCTGCAGGAAGACGCGCAGGGCATTGCCATCTCCAGCTACCAGGGCGGCCATGTCGAGTACTTCAAGTACATGGTCGACCTGCTGCGCGAACGGGGCGGCGAACACGTGCAGGTCTTCGGCGGCGGCGGCGGCGTGATCGTGCCCGACGAGATCCGCGAGCTGCAGGCCTATGGCGTGGCCCGGATCTACAGCCCCGAGGACGGCCAGCGCATGGGCCTGGCCGGCATGATTGCCGACATGGTGCAGCGCTGCGACATCGACCTGTCGCGCTACGCGCCCACCTCGCTCGACCCCGTCGCCGCCGGCGACCGCCGCGCGCTGGCGCAACTGATCACCGCGCTCGAAAACGGCAAGGCCGATGCGGCGCTGGTGGCGGCGATGCATGCGCAGGCGCAGCAGGCATCGATTCCCGTGCTCGGCATCACCGGCACCGGCGGCGCCGGCAAGTCGTCGCTGACCGACGAGCTGATCCGCCGCTTCCGGCTGGACCAGCAGGATGCGCTGTCGATCGCCGTGATCTCGATCGACCCGTCGCGGCGCAAGTCGGGCGGCGCGCTGCTGGGCGACCGCATCCGCATGAACGCGATCAACCACCCCAACATCTTCATGCGCTCGATGGCGACGCGCGAGGCCGGCTCCGAGATCTCGCAGGCGCTGCCGGACGCGATCGCCGCGTGCAAGGTGGCGGGCTTCGACCTGGTGATCGTCGAGACTTCCGGCATCGGCCAGGGCGACGCCGCGATCGTGCCGCACGTGGACCTGTCGTTGTACGTAATGACGCCCGAGTTCGGCGCGGCGAGCCAGCTCGAGAAGATCGACATGCTCGACTTCGCCGACTTCGTCGCCATCAACAAGTTCGACCGCAAGGGCGCGCAGGATGCCTGGCGCGACGTGGCCAAGCAGGTGCAGCGCAACCGCGAGCAATGGCACGGCAGGCCCGAGGACATGCCGGTGTACGGCACCCAGGCCTCGCGCTTCAATGACGACGGCGTCACCATGCTGTACCAGGGCCTGCGCGAGGCGCTGGCCGGACATGGCCTGAAGGTGAAGGCGGGTACGCTGCCGGTGCTCACGGGCCGCATCTCCACCGGCCAGAACGTGATCGTGCCGCCGGCGCGCAGCCGCTACCTGGCCGAGCTGGCCGACACCGTGCGCGCCTACCACCGCCGCGTGGCCGAGCAGAGCCGCATTGCGCGCGAGCGCCAGCAGCTGCGCGAATCGAGCCGCATGCTGCAGGCGGTGCAGGGCCAGGGCGATGTCGGCGCCGCGCTCGATGCACTCGCAGCGGAACGCGACAGCGCGCTCGGCCAGGTCGAACGCAAATTGCTTGCGATGTGGCCGCAGATGCGCGAGGCCTACAGCGGCGACGAATACGTGGTGAAGATCCGCGACAAGGAGATCCGCACCGGGCTGGTCACCACCACGCTGTCGGGCACCAAGGTGCGCAAGGTGGTGCTGCCGCGCTTCGAGGACGACGGCGAGGTGCTGAAGTGGCTGATGCGCGAGAACGTGCCCGGCAGCTTCCCGTACACCGCCGGCGTGTTCGCCTTCAAGCGCGAAAACGAAGACCCGACGCGCATGTTCGCCGGCGAGGGCGATGCCTTCCGCACCAACCGGCGCTTCAAGCTGGTATCCGAGGGCATGGACGCCAAGCGCCTGTCGACCGCATTCGATTCGGTCACGCTGTACGGCGAAGACCCGCACGTGCGCCCCGACATCTACGGCAAGGTGGGCAACTCGGGCGTGTCGATCGCCACGCTCGACGACCTGAAGGTGCTGTACGACGGCTTCGACCTGACCAGCCCGAGCACGTCGGTGTCGATGACCATCAACGGCCCGGCGCCGACCATCCTGGCGATGTTCATGAACACCGCCATCGACCAGCAGCTCGACAAGTTCCGCGCCGACAACGGCCGCGACCCCACCGCCGACGAAGAGGCCAAGATCCGCGCCTGGGTGCTGCAGAACGTGCGCGGCACGGTGCAGGCCGATATCCTGAAGGAAGACCAGGGCCAGAACACCTGCATCTTCTCCACCGAGTTCTCGCTCAAGGTGATGGGCGATATCCAGGAGTACTTCGTCCACCACCAGGTGCGCAACTTCTACTCGGTGTCGATCTCCGGCTACCACATCGCCGAGGCCGGCGCGAACCCGATCTCGCAGCTCGCCTTCACGCTGTCCAACGGCTTCACCTATGTCGAGGCCTACCTGGCGCGCGGCATGCACATCGACGACTTCGCGCCCAACCTGTCGTTCTTCTTCTCCAACGGCATGGATCCGGAGTACAGCGTGCTGGGTCGCGTCGCGCGCCGCATCTGGGCCGTGACCATGCGCGACAAATACGGCGCCAACGAGCGCAGCCAGAAGCTGAAGTACCACATCCAGACCTCGGGCCGCTCGCTGCATGCGCAGGAGATCGACTTCAACGATATCCGCACCACGCTGCAGGCGCTGATCGCGATCTACGACAACTGCAACTCGCTGCACACCAATGCCTACGACGAGGCCATCACCACGCCCACCGGCGAATCCGTGCGCCGCGCGCTGGCGATCCAGCTGATCATCAACCGCGAGTGGGGCGTTGCCAGGTGCGAGAACCCCAACCAGGGCAGCTTCCTGATCGAGGAGCTGACCGACCTGGTGGAAGAAGCGGTGCTGCAGGAGTTCGAGCGCATCGCCGAGCGCGGCGGCGTGCTGGGCGCGATGGAGACCGGCTACCAGCGCGGCAAGATCCAGGAGGAATCGCTCTACTACGAGCAGCTCAAGCACGATGGCACGCTGCCGCTGATCGGCGTGAACACCTTCCGCAATCCGGACGGCGACCCGGTCCCGCAGAAGCTGGAACTGGCGCGCTCCAGCGAGGCCGAGAAGCAGAGCCAGCTCGACCGCCTGCAGGCGTTCCAGCAGGCGCATGCCGATGAAGCCCCGGCGATGCTGCAGCGGCTGCGCCAGGCCGTGATCGACAACCAGAACGTGTTCGCGGTGCTGATGGACGCGGTGCGGGTCTGCTCGCTGGGGCAGATCACGCATGCGCTGTTCGAGGTCGGCGGGCAGTATCGCCGCAATATGTAG
- a CDS encoding PLP-dependent aminotransferase family protein — translation MKLILDASTGIPLTEQIVEGVKAWIGNREARPGARLPSIRQLAAENGISRFPVIEAYDRLVSQGLLDSRQGSGFYVADSPLAGRSARGWSDPSLAEDLSDHILEQFNHPSGTLKLAGGFVPENWRDVEGLTQAIRAISRNEIDSVIHYATPMGHPELRRQVLLRVRQLGIAAELPQVLITTGASQALDLVVRHLLKPGDTVFVEDPGYYNLFGLLRLHGVQLVGVPHTPDGPDPDATEALLRQHKPKLFFTNSVLQNPTGSTLAPPVAFRLLELARRHGFRFVEDDIFSDFQTHFTDRLATLDQLEHVIYIGGFSKTVSASLRIGYLVADKALVKDLVDVKVLTSVAGSHFAEAVTAALLERGGYRKYVERLRLRVREAVANAVRQLHGNGWEVFCQPSGGNFLWARPPGIEDSRELVTLGEEFGVTLAPGNYFRPGGETSAWIRINAAYANEPRAVAFMKAAAERGAR, via the coding sequence ATGAAACTCATCTTAGATGCTTCCACCGGAATTCCGCTGACCGAGCAGATCGTCGAGGGCGTGAAGGCGTGGATCGGCAACCGCGAGGCACGCCCCGGTGCGCGGCTGCCGTCGATCCGGCAGCTGGCCGCGGAGAACGGCATCAGCCGCTTCCCGGTGATCGAGGCCTATGACCGGCTGGTGTCGCAGGGGCTGCTCGATTCGCGCCAGGGCTCGGGCTTCTATGTGGCGGACAGTCCGCTGGCGGGGCGCTCGGCGCGCGGCTGGTCGGACCCCAGCCTGGCCGAGGACCTGTCCGACCATATCCTCGAGCAGTTCAACCATCCCAGCGGCACGCTGAAGCTCGCGGGCGGCTTCGTCCCCGAGAACTGGCGCGACGTGGAAGGCCTGACGCAGGCGATCCGCGCGATCTCGCGCAACGAGATCGACAGCGTGATCCACTACGCCACCCCGATGGGCCATCCGGAACTGCGCCGCCAGGTGTTGCTGCGCGTGCGCCAGCTCGGCATCGCCGCGGAACTGCCGCAGGTGCTGATCACCACCGGCGCCAGCCAGGCGCTGGACCTGGTGGTGCGGCACCTGCTCAAGCCGGGCGACACGGTGTTCGTCGAAGACCCCGGCTACTACAACCTGTTCGGCCTGCTGCGGCTGCACGGCGTGCAGCTGGTGGGCGTGCCGCACACGCCCGACGGCCCCGACCCCGACGCCACCGAAGCGCTGCTGCGCCAGCACAAGCCCAAGCTGTTCTTCACCAACAGCGTGCTGCAGAACCCGACCGGCTCGACGCTGGCGCCGCCGGTGGCGTTCCGGCTGCTGGAGCTGGCGCGCCGGCATGGCTTCCGCTTCGTCGAGGACGATATCTTCTCGGACTTCCAGACCCACTTCACCGACCGGCTGGCGACGCTGGACCAGCTCGAGCACGTGATCTACATCGGCGGCTTTTCCAAGACGGTGTCGGCGTCGCTGCGGATCGGCTACCTGGTGGCCGACAAGGCGCTGGTCAAGGACCTGGTCGATGTGAAGGTGCTGACCAGCGTGGCCGGCTCGCACTTTGCCGAGGCGGTGACCGCGGCGCTGCTGGAGCGCGGCGGCTACCGCAAATACGTGGAACGGCTGCGGCTGCGCGTGCGCGAAGCCGTCGCCAACGCGGTGCGCCAGTTGCACGGCAACGGCTGGGAGGTGTTCTGCCAGCCCTCTGGCGGCAACTTCCTGTGGGCACGCCCGCCCGGCATCGAGGATTCGCGCGAACTGGTGACGCTGGGCGAGGAATTCGGCGTGACGCTGGCGCCCGGCAACTACTTCCGCCCGGGCGGCGAGACCTCGGCGTGGATCCGCATCAACGCCGCCTATGCCAACGAGCCGCGCGCGGTGGCGTTCATGAAGGCGGCAGCGGAGCGCGGCGCGCGCTGA
- a CDS encoding DUF2917 domain-containing protein: MRELRTFELDQPGLPVSWRAGYGQTVCAVAGKLWVTVEGNPNDIWLAPGDELALPEGYRVWLSGDGAGSRFTLAQVPAPWSLRRLLAWLRALRHRVDEHSTDAFGECPRIWA, encoded by the coding sequence ATGCGCGAACTACGGACTTTCGAACTGGACCAACCCGGACTGCCGGTAAGCTGGCGCGCCGGTTACGGGCAGACGGTCTGCGCGGTGGCGGGCAAGCTGTGGGTGACGGTGGAAGGCAATCCCAACGATATCTGGCTGGCGCCGGGCGACGAACTGGCGCTGCCGGAGGGCTACCGCGTGTGGCTATCGGGCGACGGCGCCGGGTCGCGCTTCACGCTGGCACAGGTGCCGGCGCCGTGGTCGCTGCGGCGCCTGCTGGCCTGGCTGCGCGCGCTGCGCCATCGGGTGGACGAGCACAGCACCGATGCATTCGGCGAGTGCCCGCGGATCTGGGCCTGA
- a CDS encoding HIT family protein: protein MDTQYSPNNIFAKILRGEMPCIKVYEDDDTIAFMDIMPQADGHTLVVPKEAAVNLFDLSERGAQAAIVATQRVARAVRAAFSPDGISIGQFNGAAAGQTVPHIHFHIVPRYNDQALRGHARDMQEPEVLKGHAERIIAALREQGV, encoded by the coding sequence ATGGACACCCAGTACAGCCCGAACAACATCTTTGCCAAGATCCTGCGCGGCGAAATGCCGTGCATCAAGGTGTACGAGGACGACGACACCATCGCCTTCATGGACATCATGCCGCAGGCCGACGGCCATACGCTGGTGGTGCCCAAGGAAGCCGCGGTCAATCTGTTCGACCTGTCGGAGCGCGGCGCCCAGGCCGCCATTGTCGCCACGCAGCGCGTGGCGCGCGCGGTGCGCGCGGCCTTCAGCCCCGACGGCATCTCGATCGGCCAGTTCAACGGCGCGGCGGCGGGCCAGACCGTGCCGCACATCCATTTCCATATCGTGCCGCGCTACAACGACCAGGCGCTGCGCGGCCACGCGCGCGACATGCAGGAGCCGGAAGTGCTCAAGGGCCATGCCGAACGCATCATCGCCGCGCTGCGCGAGCAGGGCGTCTGA